One window of Paroedura picta isolate Pp20150507F chromosome 2, Ppicta_v3.0, whole genome shotgun sequence genomic DNA carries:
- the PTGER2 gene encoding prostaglandin E2 receptor EP2 subtype encodes MGEAGSGGSCAAAAASGRVAPGESAAISAVMFAAGVLGNGVALALLVRAGRRRRRGRRRGAGAAERASAFHVLVRALVLTDLAGTCLTSPVVLAAYGRGRTLLALSPDGRLCRYFAFAMSFFGLATVGSLGAMAVERSLALGAPYLYRRRRRLPAALAAALCALYALAAALCALPLLGFGRYVQYCPGTWCFVQTRFGSDDWDDDDGRDAAFALLYAALLLLLIAAVLLGNLGAIVSLLRMQRRAPTAAAASPDRSPRAMARELDHLILLAFMTVTFAVCSLPFAIRVFLNRFTGDGDYTEDLRAMRFLSINSIIDPWVFTILRPPVLRLIRSVLCCRMSRRPRNDIREGASLGKPQASVQVDICKE; translated from the exons ATGGGCGAGGCGGGGTCCGGCGGGTcgtgcgcggcggcggcggcgtcggggCGGGTGGCGCCGGGCGAGAGCGCGGCCATCTCGGCGGTGATGTTCGCGGCGGGCGTGCTGGGCAACGGCGTGGCGCTGGCGCTGCTGGTGcgggccgggcggcggcggcgtcgtGGGCGGCGTCGGGGCGCGGGCGCGGCGGAGCGGGCGTCGGCCTTCCACGTGCTGGTGCGGGCGCTGGTGCTGACCGACCTGGCGGGCACCTGCCTGACGAGCCCCGTGGTGCTGGCGGCCTACGGGCGCGGGCGGACGCTGCTGGCGCTGAGCCCCGACGGCCGCCTGTGCCGCTACTTCGCCTTCGCCATGAGCTTCTTCGGCCTGGCCACGGTGGGCAGCCTGGGCGCCATGGCCGTCGAGCGCAGCCTCGCCCTGGGCGCGCCCTACctctaccgccgccgccgccgcctgcccgcCGCCCTGGCCGCCGCCCTCTGCGCCCTGTACGCGCTCGCCGCCGCCCTCTGCGCCCTGCCCCTGCTCGGCTTCGGCCGCTACGTGCAGTACTGCCCCGGCACCTGGTGCTTCGTGCAGACCCGCTTCGGCAGCGACGACTGGGACGACGACGACGGCCGGGACGCCGCCTTCGCGCTCCTCTACgccgcgctgctgctgctgctcatcgCCGCCGTGCTCCTGGGCAACCTGGGCGCCATCGTCAGCCTCCTGCGCATGCAGCGCCGCGCCccgaccgccgccgccgccagccccgACCGCAGCCCCCGCGCCATGGCCCGCGAGCTCGACCACCTCATCCTCCTCGCCTTCATGACCGTCACCTTCGCCGTCTGCTCCCTGCCCTTCGCG ATCCGCGTCTTCCTGAATCGATTTACCGGCGACGGGGATTATACAGAAGACCTTCGGGCCATGCGGTTCCTGTCCATCAACTCGATCATCGACCCCTGGGTGTTCACCATCCTTCGGCCCCCCGTCCTTCGGCTCATACGGTCCGTGCTGTGCTGCCGAATGTCCCGGCGGCCGCGGAACGACATCCGGGAGGGGGCGTCTCTCGGCAAACCACAGGCCAGCGTCCAGGTTGATATCTGCAAGGAATAG